In Modestobacter versicolor, a single genomic region encodes these proteins:
- a CDS encoding putative cobaltochelatase — MTYPFGAVVGMDDMRLALLLNAVSPAVGGVLVRGEKGTAKSTTVRALSAVLPPVVVVAGCRFACDPAAPDPECPDGPHSADDRALTRPARLVELPVGASEDRLVGSLDLERALTEGVKSFEPGLLAGANRGVLYVDEVNLLHDHLVDLLLDAAALGRAYVEREGVSVRHAARFLLVGTMNPEEGELRPQLLDRFGLTVEVAAPRDADLRAEVVRRRFAFDADPAGFADAWADSESELARQIAEARARLPRVVLSDAALRQVTSVCAAFDVDGLRADLVTARAAIAHAAWCGREEVTEDDVRVAARLALPHRRRRNPFDAPGLDEDTLEQALSDARPDSPDDDGPDSPGSPPDGPGSPDGPQDQDPAPNPGQGSAPDPGRDPAPDAGEGAGGADDGPTTAPRGEGGGHTEAAPAPEKAAVAPDAPFRIKRLEVPGIGAGAAGRRSRARSERGRVVGSRRPEAAVTKLHLVDTVLAAAPHQRARGRAGTGLLVERADLRQATLEGREGNLVLFVVDASGSMGARSRMAAVKGAVLSLLVDAYQRRDKVGLITFRGGAAELALPPTWSVEAAAARLTSLPTGGRTPLAAGLLRAHETLRLERVRDPQRRPLLVVVTDGRATGARGGDHLGDARRAAGLLAAGGVASVVVDCESGPVRLGLAASLGAALGAETLQLADLGAESLVRTVREAA; from the coding sequence GTGACCTATCCCTTCGGCGCCGTCGTCGGCATGGACGACATGCGGCTGGCGCTGCTGCTCAACGCCGTCTCCCCCGCCGTGGGCGGGGTGCTCGTGCGCGGTGAGAAGGGGACGGCGAAGTCCACCACGGTGCGCGCGCTGTCCGCGGTGCTGCCGCCGGTGGTCGTCGTCGCCGGCTGCCGCTTCGCCTGCGACCCCGCCGCCCCCGACCCGGAGTGCCCCGACGGCCCGCACTCCGCCGACGACCGCGCGCTGACCCGCCCGGCACGGCTGGTCGAGCTGCCGGTCGGCGCCTCGGAGGACCGGCTGGTCGGCTCGCTGGACCTGGAGCGGGCGCTCACCGAGGGCGTGAAGTCCTTCGAGCCCGGGCTGCTGGCCGGGGCCAACCGCGGCGTGCTCTACGTCGACGAGGTCAACCTGCTGCACGACCACCTGGTCGACCTGCTGCTGGACGCCGCCGCGCTGGGCCGGGCCTACGTCGAGCGCGAGGGCGTCTCGGTGCGGCACGCCGCCCGGTTCCTGCTGGTCGGCACGATGAACCCGGAGGAGGGCGAGCTCCGCCCCCAGCTGCTGGACCGGTTCGGGCTCACCGTCGAGGTCGCCGCCCCGCGCGACGCCGACCTGCGCGCCGAGGTGGTCCGCCGGCGGTTCGCCTTCGACGCCGACCCGGCCGGGTTCGCCGACGCCTGGGCCGACTCCGAGTCCGAGCTGGCCCGGCAGATCGCCGAGGCCCGCGCCCGGCTGCCCCGCGTCGTCCTCTCCGACGCCGCGCTGCGCCAGGTCACCAGCGTCTGCGCCGCCTTCGACGTCGACGGGCTGCGCGCCGACCTGGTCACCGCCCGCGCCGCGATCGCGCACGCCGCCTGGTGCGGCCGGGAGGAGGTGACCGAGGACGACGTCCGGGTCGCCGCCCGGCTCGCGCTGCCGCACCGCCGCCGGCGCAACCCGTTCGACGCCCCGGGGCTCGACGAGGACACCTTGGAGCAGGCGCTGTCCGACGCCCGCCCGGACTCCCCGGACGACGACGGCCCGGACTCCCCCGGCTCCCCGCCCGACGGCCCCGGCTCCCCGGACGGACCCCAGGACCAGGATCCGGCGCCGAACCCCGGCCAGGGTTCGGCGCCGGATCCTGGCCGGGACCCGGCGCCGGACGCCGGTGAGGGTGCCGGCGGGGCGGACGACGGGCCGACGACGGCGCCGCGGGGCGAGGGCGGCGGGCACACCGAGGCCGCGCCCGCACCGGAGAAGGCCGCCGTGGCCCCCGACGCGCCCTTCCGGATCAAGCGCCTGGAGGTGCCCGGCATCGGCGCGGGCGCGGCCGGGCGCCGGTCGCGGGCCCGCAGCGAGCGCGGCCGGGTGGTCGGTTCGCGCCGCCCGGAGGCCGCGGTCACCAAGCTGCACCTGGTCGACACCGTGCTGGCCGCCGCCCCGCACCAGCGCGCCCGCGGGCGGGCCGGCACCGGCCTGCTGGTCGAGCGCGCCGACCTGCGCCAGGCCACGCTCGAGGGCCGCGAGGGCAACCTGGTGCTGTTCGTCGTCGACGCCAGCGGCTCGATGGGCGCCCGCTCGCGGATGGCCGCGGTGAAGGGCGCCGTCCTCTCGCTGCTCGTGGACGCCTACCAGCGGCGGGACAAGGTCGGGCTGATCACCTTCCGCGGCGGCGCGGCCGAGCTCGCGCTGCCGCCCACCTGGTCGGTCGAGGCCGCCGCGGCCCGGCTGACCAGCCTGCCCACCGGCGGCCGCACCCCGCTGGCGGCCGGCCTGCTGCGCGCGCACGAGACGCTGCGGCTGGAGCGGGTCCGCGACCCGCAGCGCCGGCCGCTGCTCGTCGTCGTCACCGACGGCCGGGCCACCGGTGCCCGCGGCGGCGACCACCTCGGCGACGCCCGCCGGGCCGCCGGGCTGCTGGCCGCCGGCGGGGTGGCGAGCGTCGTCGTCGACTGCGAGTCCGGGCCGGTCCGGCTGGGCCTGGCCGCCTCGCTCGGCGCGGCGCTGGGCGCCGAGACCCTCCAGCTCGCGGACCTCGGCGCCGAGTCGCTGGTCCGCACGGTGCGAGAGGCCGCCTGA
- the cobO gene encoding cob(I)yrinic acid a,c-diamide adenosyltransferase, with translation MPQGQVAVVPQDGLSTRQRRNRPLLAVHTGEMKGKSTAAFGMAMRAWNQGWSVAVYQFVKSAKWKVGEENALTALGRLHEQTGEGGPVVWHKMGSGWSWSRRAGTDTDHAADAAEGWAQIKRDLAAEAHRFYVLDEFTYPMKWGWVDVEDVVETMTNRPGNQHVVITGRDAHPRLVEAADLVVEMTKVKHPMDAGQKGQRGIEW, from the coding sequence ATGCCGCAGGGGCAGGTCGCCGTCGTCCCGCAGGACGGGCTGAGCACCCGGCAGCGCCGCAACCGGCCGCTGCTGGCGGTGCACACCGGGGAGATGAAGGGGAAGTCCACCGCCGCCTTCGGGATGGCGATGCGGGCGTGGAACCAGGGCTGGTCGGTCGCGGTCTACCAGTTCGTCAAGAGCGCGAAGTGGAAGGTCGGCGAGGAGAACGCGCTGACCGCGCTGGGCCGGCTGCACGAGCAGACCGGCGAGGGCGGCCCGGTCGTCTGGCACAAGATGGGCTCCGGCTGGAGCTGGTCGCGCCGGGCCGGCACCGACACCGACCACGCCGCCGACGCCGCCGAGGGCTGGGCGCAGATCAAGCGCGACCTGGCCGCCGAGGCGCACCGCTTCTACGTGCTCGACGAGTTCACCTACCCGATGAAGTGGGGCTGGGTCGACGTCGAGGACGTCGTCGAGACCATGACGAACCGGCCGGGCAACCAGCACGTCGTCATCACCGGGCGCGACGCCCACCCCCGGCTCGTCGAGGCCGCCGACCTGGTCGTGGAGATGACCAAGGTCAAGCACCCGATGGACGCCGGCCAGAAGGGCCAGCGGGGGATCGAGTGGTGA
- a CDS encoding cobyrinate a,c-diamide synthase: MSTHRIPRIVVAAPSSNAGKTSITTGLIAALTGRGLTVSPHKVGPDYIDPGYHGLAAGRPGRNLDKWLVGEDRITPLFLHGARGADVAVVEGVMGLFDGAAHASVEPGYGSTAQLATHLQAPVVLVVDAASQARSVAALVHGFATFDPAVRIGGVVLNRVGTDRHEAILREALGAAGVPVLGAVRRIEDLHTPSRHLGLVPAAERSAEAVRTVRALGAVVEASVDLDAVLRLARTAPDLAGDPWEPAAEVTAVEGRPVVAVAGGPAFTFGYAETAELLTAAGAEVVTVDPLRDSALPEGTTALVVGGGFPEVHASALSANVGLRTAIADLAARGGAVAAECAGLLYLSQELDGEPMCGVLPTTTAMHPRLTLGYRSAVALTDSVLAPAGTRVRGHEFHRTTASPAAGPTPAWQWNAEGPEGFVSGNVHASYLHLNWAGSPQLASRFVAAAARVGVLGAHR; the protein is encoded by the coding sequence GTGAGCACCCACCGGATCCCGCGGATCGTCGTCGCCGCGCCGTCCTCCAACGCCGGCAAGACGTCGATCACCACCGGGCTGATCGCCGCGCTGACCGGCCGCGGCCTCACCGTGAGCCCGCACAAGGTCGGCCCCGACTACATCGACCCCGGCTACCACGGCCTCGCCGCCGGCCGGCCCGGGCGCAACCTGGACAAGTGGCTGGTCGGCGAGGACCGGATCACCCCGCTGTTCCTGCACGGGGCGCGGGGCGCCGACGTCGCGGTCGTCGAGGGCGTCATGGGGCTGTTCGACGGCGCCGCGCACGCCAGCGTCGAGCCCGGCTACGGCTCCACCGCGCAGCTCGCCACGCACCTGCAGGCGCCGGTCGTGCTCGTCGTCGACGCGGCCTCGCAGGCCCGCAGCGTCGCCGCCCTGGTGCACGGGTTCGCCACCTTCGACCCCGCGGTGCGGATCGGCGGCGTCGTCCTCAACCGGGTCGGCACCGACCGGCACGAGGCGATCCTGCGCGAGGCGCTCGGCGCGGCCGGCGTGCCGGTGCTGGGTGCGGTCCGCCGGATCGAGGACCTGCACACGCCGTCGCGCCACCTCGGGCTGGTGCCGGCCGCCGAGCGGTCGGCGGAGGCGGTGCGCACGGTGCGCGCGCTGGGCGCCGTCGTCGAGGCCAGCGTCGACCTGGACGCCGTCCTGCGGCTGGCCCGCACCGCGCCCGACCTCGCGGGCGACCCCTGGGAGCCGGCCGCGGAGGTCACCGCGGTCGAGGGCCGCCCGGTGGTCGCGGTCGCCGGCGGGCCGGCCTTCACCTTCGGCTACGCCGAGACCGCCGAGCTGCTCACCGCGGCCGGCGCCGAGGTGGTCACCGTCGACCCGCTGCGCGACTCCGCGCTGCCCGAGGGGACGACGGCGCTGGTCGTCGGCGGCGGCTTCCCGGAGGTGCACGCCTCCGCGCTCAGCGCCAACGTCGGCCTGCGGACGGCGATCGCCGACCTGGCCGCCCGCGGTGGCGCGGTGGCCGCGGAGTGCGCGGGGCTGCTCTACCTGTCCCAGGAGCTGGACGGCGAGCCGATGTGCGGCGTCCTGCCCACGACGACGGCGATGCACCCCCGGCTGACGCTGGGCTACCGCAGCGCCGTGGCGCTCACCGACAGCGTGCTCGCCCCGGCCGGCACCCGGGTGCGCGGCCACGAGTTCCACCGGACGACGGCCTCCCCGGCCGCCGGGCCGACGCCGGCCTGGCAGTGGAACGCCGAGGGCCCCGAGGGGTTCGTGAGCGGCAACGTGCACGCCAGCTACCTGCACCTGAACTGGGCCGGCTCGCCGCAGCTGGCCTCCCGCTTCGTCGCGGCCGCGGCCCGGGTGGGGGTGCTCGGTGCACATCGCTGA